The DNA window CTCATGACTGAAATTGAGGCCATTGATGGCATTCCGCTACTTCCTGAGCCATCTCAAAATCTACTAAACGAACGTCAGCGGGTTGATTACCGTCATCACCGTGAAGGACTGATACGGTGGATGTTGAAGTTAGGAAAGAACCCCGACAGAGCGGAAGGATACGCACGTCAAACGGCGAAGCGGCGTGCAACAAATGCAGACATGTTCTATCGGTGGGTATGGCAGGAGTACAATGGATACACAACTACAGTTACTCACGAGTATGCTGATGAGTATACACGAGAGTTAGCATACTCCGACCTCTCAGATACCCACAAGTCGAATCTACAGAAAACGCTTAAGATGCTGTTTCGGTGGCGGAAATGGGAATTTGGCGATTCTGAGTGGCAACCAGAAATCACATTCAGCGGCCAAGGAAGTGCCTCACAACCACGAGACTACTTTACTCAAGAGGAACGCAAACGGCTACGAGACGCCGCCCTTGAGTACGGAAGCGTTCCACACTACTGTTCTCTAACGCCAGAACAACGACAGGAATGGAAACGCCACTTGGCTCAACGGTTCAGGAAACCTATGCAGGATATTGGACGGGAAGAATTTGAGCGAGCAAATGGATTCAAAGTCCCGTCGTTAGTATGGGTCTCTCTTGATGTAGGATTACGTCCCATCGAAGTAGAGAGGGCAAAGGTTAGTTGGTGCGACTATGATAATGCAGTTCTGCGGATACCTGCCAACGATTCTGCTAAGAACCACGATAATTGGAGTGTCAGTCTACAATCTCGGACTGCTGAAATTCTACAACGGTGGACGGAAGAGCGGCGTCTATACGACAAATATGGAGAGACAGATAGACTCTGGCTTACCCGAGAGGGGAACCCCTACCAGAGTACCGCTCTCAAATATGTACTCGGGAAGCTTACTGACTTAGCAGGAATCGAAACTGAGGACCGTCAACTGAGTTGGTATGCTATTCGTCACTCTGTAGGGACGTATATGGCGCGAGAGGAAGGTCTTGCAGCCGCTCAAGCTCAATTACGACATCATTCGGTCCGTACTACGATGAAGTACGACCAAGCACCTGTTGAGGACCGTCGAGACGCCCTTAGTCGAATGGGATAACATTCTATCCCCGCACCGCTTCTCGGGGAGATAGCCGCAAGAACGATGACACCAATATTGATGGTAATTCAGTCATATTGATAATTCATGGTAGACATCGTTGAATCATTCGTAGCAGCAATTGTCCTTCTTGTTGGTCTAATGCTAATGGCTGTCTTCGCAGGGGTAGACCCATCAGTTGCTACAGGATTGTTTGAGGGAGCAGTAAGGGTCGTGGTGGCCGTGTTCTTTGTTGGGGCTATTGGCCTTGCTATCTTCAGTGCTATAGGAGGCAGATAGCGGCCGATGTCTAAGCAGTCCCTCTACAGCCAGGTGGTTGAAGAAATGGAAAAAGACGGGTATCAGTTGACAGAGCAAGCTTTGATACTTGTCTTCGGAGGCGTCTTCGGTGGACAAGCATACAGCATTACACAA is part of the Halopelagius longus genome and encodes:
- a CDS encoding tyrosine-type recombinase/integrase, whose product is MTEIEAIDGIPLLPEPSQNLLNERQRVDYRHHREGLIRWMLKLGKNPDRAEGYARQTAKRRATNADMFYRWVWQEYNGYTTTVTHEYADEYTRELAYSDLSDTHKSNLQKTLKMLFRWRKWEFGDSEWQPEITFSGQGSASQPRDYFTQEERKRLRDAALEYGSVPHYCSLTPEQRQEWKRHLAQRFRKPMQDIGREEFERANGFKVPSLVWVSLDVGLRPIEVERAKVSWCDYDNAVLRIPANDSAKNHDNWSVSLQSRTAEILQRWTEERRLYDKYGETDRLWLTREGNPYQSTALKYVLGKLTDLAGIETEDRQLSWYAIRHSVGTYMAREEGLAAAQAQLRHHSVRTTMKYDQAPVEDRRDALSRMG